CACTTTCGTCGGATTAGGATTGATCGTGTCGGATTCGACGAGGCCGTCACGTAAACGTACAATCCGGTGGGCGTAGTGGGCAATGTCCTCTTCGTGCGTAACCATTACGATTGTATTTCCTTTGCTGTGCAGCTGATCAAACAGGTCCATAATTTCATGAGAGGTTTTGCTATCAAGGTTACCAGTCGGCTCATCGGCTAACAGAATACTGGGATCATTCACAAGCGCCCTCGCAATGGCCACACGCTGGCGCTGCCCTCCTGAAAGCTCATTGGGCTTATGACCCGCACGATTTTCCAAACCAACGTTTTTCAATGACAACATAGCCTTTTCAGTCCTGTCCGACTTGCTCAAACCCGCATATATGAGCGGCAAGGCCACATTATCCAGCGAAGACATTCTGGGCAAAAGATTAAATGTCTGAAAAACAAAGCCAA
The genomic region above belongs to Dyadobacter pollutisoli and contains:
- a CDS encoding ABC transporter ATP-binding protein, with protein sequence MKIIDTSEISKRYVMGSEVIDALKSVTISVNRGEYVAFMGPSGSGKSTLMNIIGCLDTPSTGRYVLNNKDVSDMTESELAEIRNKEIGFVFQTFNLLPRMSSLDNVALPLIYAGLSKSDRTEKAMLSLKNVGLENRAGHKPNELSGGQRQRVAIARALVNDPSILLADEPTGNLDSKTSHEIMDLFDQLHSKGNTIVMVTHEEDIAHYAHRIVRLRDGLVESDTINPNPTKVSALV